GTTGGGATATCTTTTGTGTCAAATAAATACTTCACATAGCCTATGTTATTGGTAAATGTATTATGATGTAATAATTGAACACCCTCTTGTTCCGACACTTCTAAAGGTAAATCCAAGGGCTCTTTTTTAATATCTTTTAAATCCAATAATGGAATTTTTTCTAAATCTGCTTTTGAACTTGGTTTTTCTTGATATTGAATTAAATCTTTTGTTTCTTGTATTAATTGTTCTTTTTCCTCTTGGCTTAAATGATCTTTATATGCTTTTAATTTTTTCTTTACTTCATTCTCTTTTTTAGCTGTTAATCCTTTTTCTGGCTTTACCATTACGATTGAAGCATGGGTATTGTTTAATAAATATTTTTCAATAAGCCCTTCAAAATATCCATTATCAATGCCTTCCCTTAACTTTTCAAATACTGGGTTGTATTTAAAATGGATTAGTGGGGACTGATCATATAACCAAGTATCCATATTTTGCATGGCATAGATAACACCTTTTGGGTATCTACCAAAGTCAGCTTCTCTAATTTTAAATTCATGATAATTAATGGCTGCTTCTATTTTTTTCTTGTCTAAACCTTCTTTTACAATCTTTTCTAAAGTGTCTTGTATGATTGTTACAAACTTGTCCTTGTCTTCTGGGTTTGCATTTTTAGCAACAATGCTTAAAGTAGGTTGTAAAATGCTATTATCAAATGATCCGAATATATCCTTCCCTATTTCTGCATCTATAAGAGCTTTTTTTAGGGGAGCACCTTGGGCTTCTAAGAGCAAGTGCTCTAACACATCAAAACCATAATATACTTCTGGGTCACTTGATGTTCCAACCACATAATTATAGCTTAAATAGGTTTTATCTTTATCGTCTTCATTATTGGATATGGAATAAAACTCTTCTTTTTCCTTTACTTTATCAAATGGTGCTTGAATGGGTATGGATGAATCCATTTGGATTGCATCAAATGCATTTAGATATTCTTTATTGAGCCATTTTAATTTTTCATCTATATCAAAGTCACCATATAAAAAGATATAACTATTGGATGGATGATAGTATTTTTTATGAAACTCTATAAAATCTTCTTTTGTTAAATCTGTAACATAATCTGGATCACCTCCTGATTCATAGGCATAAGGTGTGTCTGGAAACAATGAAGACTGTATTCTCCTAAAAAGCACTTGTTCTGGAGAAGAAAAGACACCTTTCATCTCATTATAAACCACCCCTTTGTATTCTATCGGGGAGTCCATATCATTTAATTCATAATGCCAACCTTCTTGTTTTAATATGTTATCATCTTTATAAATATTTGGATAAAAAACCGCATCCATATAAACATGCATTAAATTTTGAAAATCCTTATCATTACAACTTGCTATAGGGTACATGGTTTTATCTGAAAAAGTCATCGCATTCAAAAAAGTGTTTAATGACCCTTTTGCCAATTCAACAAAGGGATCTTTTGATGGGAATTTTTTCGAACCACATAACACCGAATGCTCTAAAATATGGGGTAAACCTGTTTCATCATGAGGCGGTGTTCTGAAATTAACCGAGAATACTTTGTTGGTATCTTCATTAGATAACAATAAAGCTTTAGCGCCACTTTTATGATGTTCAAACACTCTTGCTACTGAGTTAATTTCTTGTATTTCTTCCTGTTCTACCAAGGTAAATCCATGGTACGCTTTATTCATTTCATAACCCATATCATCACTCCTTATATTTTTTTATCGTTATTTGCATTTATGATCTTTTTTTATGATTCTATGCCTTGTTTGTCATTATACCTTATAAAGATATTATTTACCATATTTTGCATCTTATAATTTATTATTATACTACATCTTTATCGTTTCCTTATTCTTTTATTTTAAACCTATGAATTCACTATGGATATATTTTTCAATGAAAAAGCACTTCCCTTAAGAAAGTGCTTTGATTTCATATTTTAGAAACATTAACTAATTTTGCTAACATTAGAAGCTTGAGGTCCTTTTTCGCTTTCCTCAATTTCGTACTGAACCTTTTCGCCTTCGTCTAGTGTTTTGAACCCCTCCATATTAATTGCTGAAAAATGTACAAAAATATCATTTTCCAGTTCATCTGTAATAAATCCAAAACCTTTTTTAGCATTAAACCATTTAACTGTTCCTTTTTTCATTCAATAATTCCTCCTGATACATTTAAAAATTGACTGAACTGCTTTTCAGTCCATTAAAAAGCAACTTTCAAATATAGTATCATGGTTTATAATGGGTGTCAATAAATGGAAATTTTCATTTAGTGTTTAAAGTGTCTCATACCTGTAAATACCATTGCAATACCATACTTATTGCATGCTTCTATAGAGTCTTTGTCTCTTATAGAACCACCTGGTTGAATAATACATTTAATCCCTGCTTTATGGGCTTCTTCAACACAATCATCAAATGGAAAAAAGGCATCTGAAGCTAATGCCGCACCTTTTAAACTGTCTTCTCCTAAATGTTCTCTTCCATGGTCAATGGCTTGTTTGCATGCCCAAATACGATTCACTTGTCCTGGTCCTATTCCAATGGATTTTTGGTCTTTTGCTATGGCAATTCCATTGGATTTAGCGTGTTTAACAACTTTTAATGCAAATAATAAATCTTTCATTTCTGCTTCAGTAGGTTGTCTATCTGTAACCACTTCTAATTCTTCATTTGGTAATAACTTATTGTTAACGGTTTGAACCAATAATCCACCAGCTACTTTTTTAACATCAATGGCTTCATCTGGTTGCTTTGTTTTAATATCATCTAGTTGTAATAGGCGAATATTTTTCTTTTGTTGCAACACCTCTAAAGCTTCTGTTGTAAAGCTTGGTGCCACAACAATCTCAACAAATATATTATTGATTGCTTCTGCTGTTTTTACATCAATTTCATCGTTTGCTGTAATAATACCGCCAAAAATAGAAACTGGGT
The genomic region above belongs to Natranaerovirga hydrolytica and contains:
- a CDS encoding insulinase family protein; this translates as MGYEMNKAYHGFTLVEQEEIQEINSVARVFEHHKSGAKALLLSNEDTNKVFSVNFRTPPHDETGLPHILEHSVLCGSKKFPSKDPFVELAKGSLNTFLNAMTFSDKTMYPIASCNDKDFQNLMHVYMDAVFYPNIYKDDNILKQEGWHYELNDMDSPIEYKGVVYNEMKGVFSSPEQVLFRRIQSSLFPDTPYAYESGGDPDYVTDLTKEDFIEFHKKYYHPSNSYIFLYGDFDIDEKLKWLNKEYLNAFDAIQMDSSIPIQAPFDKVKEKEEFYSISNNEDDKDKTYLSYNYVVGTSSDPEVYYGFDVLEHLLLEAQGAPLKKALIDAEIGKDIFGSFDNSILQPTLSIVAKNANPEDKDKFVTIIQDTLEKIVKEGLDKKKIEAAINYHEFKIREADFGRYPKGVIYAMQNMDTWLYDQSPLIHFKYNPVFEKLREGIDNGYFEGLIEKYLLNNTHASIVMVKPEKGLTAKKENEVKKKLKAYKDHLSQEEKEQLIQETKDLIQYQEKPSSKADLEKIPLLDLKDIKKEPLDLPLEVSEQEGVQLLHHNTFTNNIGYVKYLFDTKDIPTEMVPYLGLLSTVLGKVNTKQYTYDELERDINIHTGGIIQTMNVYGVSKKPEEYVPKFEVKAKAFVDKIPVLFKLVEEILLNTTIEDKKRLKEILLESRSRLQMNLNSSGHVAAANRATSYFSKISFYKELIGGITYYNFISTLVNEFDEKSDEIIDKLNQLIQYVFRKENLIVCFTGEDEAYEAVKKEVKDFSAKLYDVSIKESELKFDLKKLNEGFLTPGKIQYVAKAGNFIKEGFEYSGHLKVLQTLARLDYLWNNVRVKGGAYGVMCSFSRTGNTYITSYRDPNLKQTIDVYNKMVNYIENIHIDDRDMTKYIIGTISSMDADLTPYLKGETAVGRYMSEITYKDLQKEREEVLSTKEKDIKGLAELVDTVLKQDNLCVLGNENKLESNKELFGELKELFND
- a CDS encoding cold-shock protein — protein: MKKGTVKWFNAKKGFGFITDELENDIFVHFSAINMEGFKTLDEGEKVQYEIEESEKGPQASNVSKIS